A genome region from bacterium includes the following:
- the rffA gene encoding dTDP-4-amino-4,6-dideoxygalactose transaminase: MFIPFNKPFLTGKELEYIRQSVESGKISGDGVFTKKCHAFFEQRYGFKKCLLTTSCTDALEMAAILIDAGPGDEIILPSFTFVSTANAFALRGAKLVFADSERITPNIDVSKVESLITPRTKAIVTVHYAGVACDMDTIMEIAQKHNIYVIEDAAQAIDSYYKGRPLGSIGHLAAFSFHETKNVIAGEGGMLAINDERFMKRAEIIREKGTNRSAFFRGEIDKYGWVDIGSSFLPSDIIAAFLYAQLEHLDEIQNKRKKLWNHYYSLLSFLEEQNRAKLPFIPDYATNNAHMFYLVFSDTATRATTIDLLKQNNIHAVFHYQSLHVSTFYKHRNDGRDLPLSDRYTDTLLRLPMYYDLEREDVELIAKIIKSIA; this comes from the coding sequence ATGTTTATTCCATTTAACAAACCTTTTCTCACAGGCAAAGAACTTGAATATATCCGTCAATCCGTAGAATCTGGGAAAATTTCAGGTGATGGTGTCTTCACCAAGAAATGCCATGCGTTTTTTGAACAACGGTACGGATTTAAAAAATGCTTACTCACCACATCTTGCACTGATGCTCTTGAGATGGCGGCCATTCTTATTGATGCTGGACCGGGTGATGAGATTATTCTACCTTCGTTTACTTTTGTATCCACCGCCAATGCGTTTGCATTACGTGGTGCAAAATTAGTTTTCGCAGACAGCGAGCGAATAACCCCAAATATTGATGTTTCCAAAGTCGAATCCCTAATTACACCGCGCACCAAAGCCATCGTTACTGTTCATTATGCCGGTGTCGCTTGCGACATGGATACGATTATGGAAATCGCTCAAAAACACAACATCTATGTCATTGAAGATGCGGCACAAGCTATTGATTCCTATTACAAAGGACGTCCTTTAGGATCTATCGGACATCTTGCGGCTTTTTCATTTCATGAAACTAAAAACGTTATTGCCGGCGAAGGTGGTATGCTGGCTATCAATGATGAGCGCTTTATGAAGCGCGCTGAAATCATTCGCGAAAAAGGAACCAATAGATCAGCTTTCTTTCGCGGTGAAATTGATAAATACGGCTGGGTTGATATTGGTTCTTCATTTCTCCCTTCGGACATCATTGCAGCATTTTTATACGCGCAACTCGAACATTTAGATGAAATTCAAAACAAACGAAAAAAATTGTGGAATCATTATTATTCATTACTATCGTTTCTAGAAGAACAAAATCGCGCTAAACTACCTTTTATACCCGATTACGCAACCAACAATGCGCATATGTTTTATTTGGTTTTTTCTGATACGGCGACACGGGCAACAACGATTGATTTACTAAAGCAAAACAATATCCATGCGGTATTTCATTACCAAAGCCTGCACGTTTCTACATTCTATAAACACCGCAACGATGGGCGTGACCTCCCCCTTAGCGACCGTTATACGGATACGCTGCTTCGTTTACCCATGTACTATGATCTGGAGCGCGAAGATGTTGAGCTAATTGCGAAAATCATCAAATCTATTGCCTAA
- a CDS encoding glycosyltransferase — translation MPTFFSERVGGVEIQTYLLATHLSKLGWKVDFVSETYDVSKIGSSEIFDGVTIHWVSKKNHFSFWRRDIQKLVRLIKPDYIYQRGRSRFTSSPIGIKATKKLKAKLIYHCAEDNDFVRNFNFRQVHQSEKPLFKKIILGFEALLSDYYFHRTIQQSHLIIAQTESQKLQFKCFFNKDATIIRSAHELPSETREKSNPPMIFWIANTGKRKQPEKFIELAMLLKDTPYRFVMAGPIPDKTYEKEIMKMLSETPNIEYVGPISWDESNRYFAMATYFVNTTLAGREGFPNTYIQAWMRGTAVLTLHCDPDGLIEKHEIGYKTESLQSLAVWLRAQLDAPEKILLMRARAIKYGCEHHDIQKSSTIFSDLLQ, via the coding sequence ATGCCTACCTTTTTTTCTGAGCGCGTAGGTGGAGTTGAAATACAAACTTATTTATTGGCGACTCACCTTTCCAAGTTAGGATGGAAAGTAGACTTTGTTAGTGAAACATACGATGTAAGTAAGATTGGAAGCTCGGAAATATTTGATGGCGTGACAATACATTGGGTTAGTAAAAAAAACCATTTTTCCTTTTGGCGCCGCGATATTCAAAAACTCGTTCGTTTAATAAAACCAGATTATATATACCAACGTGGCCGCTCTCGCTTCACATCTTCGCCTATTGGCATTAAAGCTACAAAAAAATTGAAAGCAAAACTTATTTATCATTGTGCTGAAGACAACGATTTTGTAAGAAATTTCAATTTTAGACAAGTGCATCAAAGTGAAAAACCACTATTCAAAAAAATTATTCTCGGGTTCGAAGCTTTACTTTCAGATTACTACTTTCATCGAACTATCCAACAATCTCATCTTATTATCGCTCAAACTGAATCTCAGAAACTTCAATTTAAGTGCTTCTTTAATAAAGATGCCACAATCATACGGTCAGCTCATGAGCTACCATCTGAAACCCGTGAAAAATCGAACCCTCCCATGATATTTTGGATAGCCAATACCGGGAAGCGCAAACAACCAGAAAAATTCATCGAACTTGCAATGCTTCTTAAGGACACACCTTATCGCTTTGTAATGGCCGGCCCTATTCCAGACAAAACGTATGAAAAAGAAATCATGAAAATGTTAAGTGAAACGCCTAACATAGAATATGTCGGACCAATTTCATGGGATGAATCGAATCGCTACTTTGCTATGGCAACTTATTTTGTAAATACAACATTGGCTGGTCGAGAAGGTTTTCCAAACACTTACATTCAGGCGTGGATGCGCGGAACCGCTGTATTGACATTGCATTGTGACCCGGATGGATTAATTGAGAAACATGAAATAGGATATAAAACAGAATCGCTTCAATCACTCGCCGTATGGCTTCGGGCTCAACTGGACGCACCTGAAAAGATTCTCCTAATGCGGGCTAGGGCTATAAAATACGGATGTGAACATCATGATATTCAAAAATCATCAACTATTTTCAGTGACCTCCTACAATAA